A stretch of DNA from Vulcanisaeta thermophila:
GTGGTTTATTATGGGGAATTGAATAAGGGATTCACAATAAGGGGTTATGACGACGTGAGCATTGAGGAGGATATTGACAGGCCCGTGGCCTCAATATACATGGAGCCCACGGTGGAGGACGGCGTATTAAGAAACCTGAGGAATGCCTACGAGAAGCTTGGCAGGTTTAAGATAAGGAGTTTAGGTTCTGCGAGCCTTGAGATGACAATGGCAGCCCTGGGCAAGCTCCTCTTCTTCATGGACGTGAGGAATAGGTTAAGGATATTCGACATAGCCGGTGCGTACGTCATTGCCAAGTCATCCGGCGCCCTGGCAATGACACTGGGCGGTAATGACCTGTCCTCAATCCCCCTGGATCTCGGTATCAGGCTTAGTGTCATAGTGACTAGGAGCGTTGACGTTGCCAGGCTTCTCCTTGGTCAATGAGTAATGCGAAAGTTTCAGTGTACTCATTGGTTAATAAGTGAGGAGGTATTAAAAGGCGTATACGCAATGTAAACGGCAATGAAGTTGGTACTGGACCTTCCATGCCCAAGGTGCGGGAGGAAACTCATCCTAACCGAGGACAAGCGCTCCGTGAGTATAAAATGCCCCTCATGCAAATTAACCGCCCAACTGAGCCTCCACGAGGCATCAAGGAGGGCCATTAGGTATGTTGGCGGTAAGTTAATCTTTGACTGGGGCGTCGTTATTGATGAGCTATACTTCGAGATGGCCCTCGACTCAAGCCACGGTTTTGGGTAATACGCTGAGAAAGTAATAAGTGCCCAGCCCCCGCACTTACTGGGAAGTCGGTGATTTTGTGGAGGAGTACCAGCAATTAAACAAGAGGCTTAAGGAGTGGCTCCTCGAGCTAGCCTCATCATTAAACTGGAGGGTTGATAAAGTCCTCGACTCATACAAACTGGCACAGAATTCCGAAATACTGGATTTAAGGGATGATGGGAGGTACATAACGGGTATAAGGCTTAAGGTGCCCTCCGAAAGCAGGAACAACACCTACTATTACGTGTCCGTGGGTCCCTACGGGGCCAAGTGCACCTGCGAGGCCTCCGTGATAAGGGGCGAGGTCTGTAAGCACATAGTGGCTGGGTTAATAATGTGGAACATGCTCAACGTGATTAAGTACGGCAGGTGGATTGACACTAAGGAATTGGGGTGGTTGAGGGGGGATGGAGGTCATCAGGTGGGTTAAGGACTCCTATGAGAGGATAGCCGAGAGGTATGGTGAAACGAGGCGTGGAGGCCCCATAGCCAATCAATTAATACCAATAATTAATAGGTATATTCAGGGAGAACCAGGCATTGTGGTGGACATAGGCCCTGGCAATGGTGACAACCTCAGGATAACGTGGGAGAGATTCCACCAAAGCACCTACATAGGCTGTGAATTAAGCATTAACATGATAAGGGGCTCACAGGTAACAATACACTGGGTAAACTGCTCCGCAACCCACATACCCATTAGGGATGGGGTTGCCGACCTGGTGATAGCCATTGCGGTGCTCCATCACGTGCCCAAATCCATCATTAAGTACGTGCTAGAGGACATAAACAGGATCATGAAGAACAACGGCATATTCATAGCCACAGTATGGGCATGCAACGAGAGCACCCTACGCAAATTAATACCCTTCAATGATTGCGAGGGATCCATACCGTGGAGTTACGGTGTTGAGGAGCAAGTGCACAGGTATTACAGGCTTTATAGGCAGGGTGAGCTGGAGAGTGAATTAGGCGGTGCTGGGTTCGTGCCAATTGAAAGCGGCGCCCTACGGCTGGGCAGGTACCTAAACTACTACGCCGTAGCATTAAAGGGGCAGGTCAATAGGCAATAACGCTTATTCTCTGTAGGTACTGGTCAAAGTCATGGTATTTGAGGAGTTCCAGGGTATTGTCAATAAGTATTGATTCCCTCTCATGATCATCTAAGGCGCCCTCTACCACGCACTTTAACTCATAACTCACATCCTTAAACCTCCTATATGGATACCCACTCCCAAACATTAACCTATCAACTCCCAAACTACTTACCTTCAACCCCGAATTATTGAATAAGTAACAGTTTATGTCAGTTGTGCTTAGGTACAGATTATCGAACCTCCTCATTAACTTAGTGATCCTCTGAAGCCAAACCTGCACAATATCAGGTGTTAAGCCCAACCCAGTGATTACTATGTCCGGCCTGTACTCATCAAGGACATTACTTAGTTCGTCAAGGACAATATCCAACAACCTTTTGTACTCATTCCCATCCATTATTGATGGTAATCCCAGGTGCATCGCAATCAGTATATTATTCCTCTCGGAATAATCAAGGATTAGGCGAAAGGCCTCGTTGCCCAATGGATCGATGAATTGAAGTACGGGGGATATGAAGATGCCCCTCATACCCAGGTGCTCCAGCTCCCAGAGCTTCTGCTTAACATACCTAACACCGAAGCTTGGGTTTATGCTCATGAATGGAATGAAGAAATCACTAACGCTTTGGCTGAAAATGGAGTACCAAAGCTTCATGCCGTCAATCATCATATCAGGCCAATCATTAATTAATTTCCTGATCTCATTAAGAATGGTCTTTACGCTAATTATGCTAAGCCTTAACTTATTACTAAGCCTTAGTAACTCATTCATGGATAGGTTAAGCAATGGATCTATGTCAATTGGGTGGAGAATGGCCGCGCCGGCACCCATTTTCTGGAGCCTATAACGTAGAGCCCTGAGATCACCCACAGCTGGGTGCGTATGGAAGTCTATAAATTGGGTCATAGTAAGTATTTACCCTGGGAGATTAAATATATTTTGCATTGTTAATGTTTATAAATTCATGGATTGTTGATGGGCGTGTCACTACGTACATATATAGTTACATGGGGATTATAAGTAGTCCTATATTAAGGTCGTGTTTAAATAGGGCATAGGCACCATGGTTTTGATGTCCCAGCTGGGTATTAGGAAGGTTGCGGTTATTGGGAGTGGAACGATGGGACACGGAATAGCTGAGGTATCTGCAATGGCTGGTTATGACGTGGTTATGGTTGATGTGAGCCAGGAAATACTCAACAAGGCCCTGGAACGCATTAGGTGGAGCCTGGGTAAGTTCGTGGAGAGGGGTAGGTTGTCTAAGGATGATGTTGAGAGGATAATGGGTAGGATAAGGACCTCCCTATCCATCGCCGAGGCAGTTAGGGATGCCGACATAATGATCGAGGCGGTTCCCGAGGACATAAACCTAAAGAAGAAGGTGTTCGCAGAGGCCGACGCCAATGCACCACCCCACGCAATACTGGCCACCAACACCAGTAGCTTGCCGATAACTGAGATTGCGGAGGCCACGAGGAGGCCCGATAAGGTGGTGGGCATTCACTTCTTCAACCCACCACCACTCATGCCCCTGGTGGAGGTAATTAAGGGTGCCAAGACCAGTGATGAAACCGCCAAGAAGGCCTACGAATTCGCCAAGAGCCTGGGTAAGGAGCCAATAATGGTTAATAGGGACGTGCCAGGCTTCATAGTTAATAGGATACTCATAGCCCTAAACTCAGGGGTATGCCTAATGGCGGCTGATGGGACATACAGCGTTGTTGAGATAGACTCAGCCACAAAGTACAGGGCTGGCTTACCCATGGGGATATTCGAGTTACAGGACTTCACGGGGATAGACGTGGGCTACATGGTTGGATTAGCAGTGGCCCTTAGGGACCCACTGCTCAGGGTTCCATGCCCATTGATTGAGGACTTGTACAAGAAGGGTTGGCTTGGCCAGAAGAGTGGCAGGGGGTTCTACGAGTATAAGGAGGGGACGTACAGTAGGGCAAACATACCCAGGGAGGCTGGCGAGAAGGTGGACCTTGTTAAGGTATTCGCACCAGCAGTAAACATGGCCGCGTGGCTTCTCAGGGAGGGGATTGCCACGAGGGATGATATTGATAAGGGCGTTAAACTGGGCCTTGGCTGGCCCAAGGGGGTTTTCGAGTATGCCGATGAGTTCGGCATTGACAATATTGTTAAGGCATTGAATGAATTACACGCCAAGTATAACTACGACCTATTCAAACCAGACCCATTACTTGAGCAGATGGTTAAGGAGGGGAGGCTTGGCCAAAAGAGTGGGCGTGGATTCTACGAGTATGGTCCTGGGGCGACGGTGGAGTTTAAGGAAATAATACTCAAGAAAGAGCCACCGCTAGCATGGATAATACTCAACAGGCCCATGAGGCTCAATACGCTCACTATGACCATGATGGAGGAGATAAGCAAGGCCCTTGACATGCTCTGGGATGATAAGGATGTTAGGGTTGTGATTTTCAGGGGCGCAGGTGACAGGGCATTCTCAGCCGGCGCCGATGTGACGGCATTCGCGGGGCCGCTCCACACGTACTATTTCTATATAAGTAATAGGAAGTTCCAAGAGGTGGTAAGTAAGATCGAGAGGTTCCCCAAGCCCACAATAGCCGCCATAGATGGTTACGCGCTGGGCGGAGGACTCGAGCTAGCCCTGGCCTGTGACTTCAGGATAGCCACGGACAGGTCGGAGCTTGGTCAACCCGAGATTAACCTTGGCATTATACCAGGGGCCGGCGGGACACAGAGGCTCATTAGGTACGTGGGGCTTGGCAGGGCTAAGGAATTGATAATGCTCGGTGACAGGATAAAGGCTGAGGAGGCATATAGGATAGGCCTGGTCAATAGGGTGGTGCCCAAGGAGAAGTTTGAGGAGGAAGTTAGGTCATTTGCCATGAAGCTCGCACAGGGGCCACCCATTGCACTAACATATGCTAAGTACGCCATAAACTTCGGAACCCAGGTACCCACGGACATAGGGCTAATGCTAGAGGCTGCATTCTTCAGCATGGCCACAACCACCAAGGACGCCCAGGAGGGTGTTTTGGCGTTTCTAAATAGGAGGAAGCCCGAGTTCAAGGGTGAATAATGGGAATACCGAACATTAATTAAAAATAAATATAAATATGTAGTTTATATTGCATCAAGGTTTAAATAATACCCTAGTAATGAAGCAATTGATGTCAGAGGATCCCTTCGAATTACTAAGGTCAAACATAAACCAAGCCCTCCCAAGGATACAGAGTAGGTTATCAGGGCCCGTTAAGGTCTTTCAATTTACTGGGGAGGGCTACGAACCATTTTACCTAGAGGTTGGTGGGGGAACGATAAAGATAAACAAGGGCTCGCACTCATCACCCACAGCCACCATACAGGTAAGTAAGGATAACCTACTAAAGCTAATTAAGGGCCAGCTAGATGCCATGCAGGCATACTTCTCAGGGCAGCTCAAGGTCACTGGGAACATATTGGATGCAGCATCCCTCGTGGATATACTAAACGCAGCCAGAGGCTAAATACCAAGCCACCAGGATTAGATAAATTAAAAATCAATCATTAAGTTATATAGAAGGCTCACTTAATAATGGGGTCAATAACAAGTAATTAATGAAGGCAGCAACATACAGAGGACCGAATAAACCCTGGCTTGAAATTAAGGAGGTGCCCACACCAAAGCCGGGGCCTGGTGAGATTCTCATTAGGGTTGCGGCCACGGGAATATGCCATAGCGACTTACATTTATTCAAGGGGGACTTCGGACCCGTTAGGGAGGGCTTCATACCTGGTCATGAGATTTCAGGTTGGGTTGAGGATTTTGGACCCGATGTTAAGAATCCATGGGGTCTGAAGAAGGGGGATCCCGTTATTGTCTCTTGGATAGTGCCTGACGGTATCTGTAAGTACTGCGCCAGCGGTAGGGAGAACTATTGCCCGGCGGCTGCGGGTAGGATGCCTGGTCTAGTGGGGTTGAATGGCGGGCATGCGGAGTATTTAACGGTGCCGGAAATAGCCGTGATACCTCTGGAGAAGGGTGTTGATGTTTACTACGCGGCACCAATAGCCTGCGCCTATGGCACGGCCTACCACGCACTGAGGGAGGCTGGTGTTGGTCCAGGGACTAGCCTGGTGGTCATTGGTGCGGGTGGTGTTGGTTTGTCAGCAATACAGCTTGCCCATGCCATGGGGGCTTACCCAATAATTGCCGTGGATATCAGGGACTACGCACTTGAGAAGGCAAAGGAATTAGGGGCCACCTACGTGATAAACTCCTCAAAGGAGGACCCAGTGAGTAAAATAAGGGATATACTACCCGATGGTGCTGATGCGGTTCATGAGGCAAGGCCTGAACCAGACCTGAAGATATCCATGGAGGTAATTGCCAGGGCAGGTACCATAGTGGTTACTGGGTTAGGGGGTCCCAAATCCGCGTTCTCAATCAACGTGCTACCCTTTGTGATAAACGGCATTAGGGTCATTGGCAGCCTAGGTTATAGGCCAAGGCTTGATTTACCAGAGATAATAAGGCTAGTGGCCTCGGGTAAGGTGGATATTAAGAAATTCGTCAGCCACACATACGCACCTGAACAGATAAATGAGGCCTATGAAAACCTCGAGAAGGGACTACATACCAGGGCAATTGTTAAGTGGGGTTGATAATTCCAGAGCCAGGTAATTTAAAAACCATTAATGCCTGCCCAATAATTACTTTCAATCCACAAATTTAGTGGGTACCTTTAATGACGTGTTTGCCATCTTTATGGCAGCTGATGAGTATTGAATTAGTGTTAGGAAGCTGCCCTTCTTTAGCCTTATCTTCCTTGATAATAATGCGGCCGTCACATCAGCCTTACCCAGGATTATATCCTTCCATAGCTTATAATCAGCCTCAAGCACATAATCAGCGTCTACGGGTCCTATCCTAACATTACCAGGCAATGAGGCACTCTGCAAAGCACTTGGTATGTTCTCCCCAAGATCCAGTATGAACTCGGAACCCTGGCAGGTACCATCCCTCAACCTAAGCTTAATGGCACCACCCCTCACAGTCACACCAAGAGTTCTAGGATCCGGCAAACCCAGTATCCTGGCAACTGCGGATGTTACATTATCTGGTATATTAACAGCAACAAGGGCCACATCCCACTTCCAACCCTTACCCGCCTCCCTATACTCAGGATTGTCATTTAGCGCCTTACAGTACGCCTCAGCCCACTGTGGACTTGGAAATACAAAGCCCTCGCTAGACATCAAAATTTGCTAAATTACCAAGATCTAAAGCTTCACTGCTAATTACATTACTTATTACACTTATTTTTATATATAAACTATATCTAAACAACCCTTAAACGTATTATTCCAAGGTAGTAATATAATGGCCGAGTACATAGACCTAGAGCCACTGAGTAATGAGGATAAATTATTACGCCAAAGCATACATAAATTCGCTAAGGAAGTATTGAGACCTAATTCAACACTCCTTGATAAAACGAGCCCAAAAGATAGGGTTAGTATGAACTCTCCATCATTTCATGTAATTAGGGAGATGAGGCGCATTGGTATTCATAGAATCCACCTACCCTCACAGTTAGGCGGGCTTGGGTTAACGCACCTTCAAAGGTACATAATTGCCGAGGAGCTTGGTTGGGGCAGCCTGGGCTTTGCCACACTAGCTGGTGTTGATGCAATCCCCTTCACCCTAGCCGCGCTTTACGGCTCCGAGAGGATTAAGGAGGAGTTGGTTAAGCCGTGGTTAGAGGATACAGAGGGCAGGTACATAGGCTGCTGGGGTGTTACGGAACCCGAGCATGGGTCTGATTACATACTTGCCTTTAGGGATAAGGATGTGGAGTCTTTCGGTAGGGGTAATGTAATTATAGAGCAGGATGGTGATGAGTGGGTAATAAATGGACAGAAATCTGCCTGGGTTTCAGCGGCACCAATATGCACCCACATGGGCTTACACGCACAGATTAAGGATGGAAAGAGCCTCAGGGACGGCGCCTTCGTAATAGTTCCGTTAAATGCTAAGGGAGTAAGGAAGGGTGAGGTTATGGATATGCTAGGTCTCCATGATTGTCCCCAGGGACCTGTCTACTTTGATAATGTTAGGGTGCCCAGTGATTACGTTATTGCATTACCACCATTCTATGAGGTGTTCTCTGATCAATTACTAAACATAACAAGCGTCAATATGGGCGCATTCGCAGTGGGATTGGCAAGGGCAGCCTTTGAGGAGGCTCTGCAGTATGCTAAGTCCAGGGTGCAGGGAGGTAAGCCGTTGGTTGAGCATAAAAACATAAAATTGAAATTATACGAAATGTTCGAGAAAGTAATAACCGCTAGGTACTATGTAAGGCGTGCCTACGAATTCGTTTATAGGAAATTCTTTGATGAACAAGTAATCCTTACACCACCTAGATACGCCAGGGCGGCCCAGGTGTATGCTAAGAAAGTGGCCTTTGAAGTGGCGCATGAGGCGCTGCAAATATTCGGCGCCTATGGATTAACAAAGGAATTCATAATTGAAAAACTATTTAGAGACGCCAGGGCACTACTCATTGAGGATGGTACAGTGGAAGCCCTAAGTCTCGATGCGGCTGATGACTTAATAAATAACTATAGTATTGAATACGAATAAAAATAACTTATATAGACATAAACCAGAAAAAGCATTGAATTAATTAAAAACTATGGTCCTTAAAGGTGGTGATAAGGGCTTTGGGATACCACTCAATGCCCCACTGTACCCATTTAACACGTCGATTAGTAAGATATTGTATAGTCAAGTGAAGGTGGGTATTGTATTGGCTAGTATTGACGGTAAATCCGTAGAACCCCTACTACCTGAGGGTGTGGATTTGGCCATGGAGATGGCAGCATTCTGGGTAAGTGAGTACGGGATATCAAACGTGGGTAGGTACAGGGAGGCAATAGTGGCAATACCAGTAAGGACGAGCGGTGTTGATCTAGCTTATTACATACCGTACATATACGTGACAAATGATGCGGCAATGGCAGGGGGTAGGGAAATACTCGGCGCACCCAAGAAAATAGGCGACGTAAAACTCTGGGTTGATGATTACGGGATAGTACACGGCACACTAAATAGGGGAGGCGACCTAATGAAGCTAATGATTCACATAAGCAATAAACTAAGCCCCGAACAACTGGACTCCTTTTCCAACCTAATGCCCAGGAAAGAAAACGTAATAACATTCCCACTACTATCAGTGAGAACACTACCACCACTACCAGACGGAACACCAGGAATAGCACAACTAATACTATGGTACGCCAGATTCACATTACTACCCAAGGAATACCCTGAACTATGGATAGGAACCGCAGCACTGGAACTCCACGGAACACCCAACGACCCACTAAATGAAATCACAGTTACACAAATAATCAGTGGATTTTATATGGAAGGTAACATGGAGCTAGGCGTCACAAGGAAATTAAGGGATTGGATCCTCGAGTGGAAATAATTAATGGAACTATATAGTATATCTAGACAATAACCATAAAAAGATAACAATAATAATATATTTGTGGACAAAAAGACCATGGCTATAATAATGGACTTAATAATTATCGCCAGCATCACAACTATATTAGTTACACTACCTAAAACGCAACTAAACCCTGATAAATACATAAGCAAGCACATAAACCTCCCAACACCCATTCTACACACCCCAACAACCCCAGACCCATTAATTACTAATAAATCAGGCGATCCACAACCCTTCCTAATAACGGCACCGGTGGTTACACCAGCTCTTTTCGTAAGTTTCTCAGCCGGTACGTACAATAACATTCCAGTTGTGGTTTATAAAACCGGGCGAGTATCCATGCCCAATGGTTTAACGGTAAATCAAACCTTAAACGGCACACAATTAATAATTAATGCAAGTAGTGCCACACTTACAGGCGTTACGATATACGCAGCCAACATAACAGCCACAGCGCTTGGGATAACAATAACAATAACCCCACAAAACGTGGGGACACTATCAATACTGGCGACGATAGCATCAAGTTTACTACCCCTCTATAACGTGAAGATATACGCTTACTATGTAAACGCGACATCAATGTCCCTCAGTAACCTTAAAATCCAAATTACAAATCATTAATCATTTATAATTAATTAAATTAACATATGCCTCACCTAAGTCTATTAATATCATGAACTTCTATACTAAATTTGGGTTCTTCTGGGCTATTTTATGGAGGTATAAGGCTTGGTTTTTCCTGTATTGGTACTTCTCAATGTGGCTGCTTGGGTTTACTTCTGGCTTAGGCCGTCTATCCTGGGCTTTGCGTTGATCTCGACCATGCTCGCCATCTTCTTTACTTACGTCTTTATTGGGGTTGTCCCTGTGGAGATTATGGAGGAGAATGATTATGACCCAAGGGTTGTTAGGAGTATGGGTATTGCTATTTTGGTTGGTTTGATTATTGTGTACGTTCTGTACTTCTATGTGGGTGGTATTTTATTGACGTTCATTAAGCCCCCTCAATTGCTCCTGGTGGATATGGTTCTTTTATTGTTTATAGTTCCATTGACACCCTACGTGGTTCTTCTTATTATGATACCGCCCATCATTGGTTATTTCATTAGGGGTAAATGGGCCAGCCTTAGGCGTCATGTGCCATTTTGGGGTGTTTATCTTGGGGTTTTGGCGGCGGTCTTCACATTATTAATGCCCATTTTATATTTTAGAGTTATATTCGTAGGTTCATCCCTCATTAACACATTTATCGCAGGTGGCGTTCTATTAATCCTTTCAATAATTCCACTGATGACACGCGGAATTAAGTCTGAGGGCTTATTATTACTTGCGAATAGGGTTGTTGCGTTGATCCTGGTCCTCATGGGCATAGCACTTTGGTTTATTGCGGCTGGCGGTATGGGTTGGGGTTCAGTACTTAGTATAATTGCCGGTGCCTATTTATACGATTGGAAGCCCAAATACCCGGGCAAAAATATATAAGGTATATAATGGTTTGCATTAAAAGCAGACAGAATATGATAAAGTAAGTGGTTATTTAATGTATGGAGGGTATCGTGGGATCATCAGGGCGTTGGGGATTACTGCGCTCATCCTTACTATCGTAATAGTGGGTCTTACGTTATATGGTGAGTATCAATCAAGCTTATTACTTGCCAGTATTCCCAAGTGCTATACTTTACCTGCCAATGAGTTGTTGACTAAGACGTCCATAAAGCACGTCATAATAATATTCCTGGAAAACCATAGTTTTGATAACATCTTTGGCGTATACCCATCCAATGGGTCAATTTCTAACCCATTAATCACTCGATTATCAGTACCAATGAATTTACTTACAATGAATGGGTCATATAATTTCCTGAAACCCGTGCCAATTGACGTATTTACCACTAGGGATCCCAATGAGGGCTATGTACCGTATCATGAGGATTGGGATTATGGGAGGATGGATGGTTGGTCTAAAGGTTCTGGGCCTCAATCACTGTATTACTTCACGGTTGATCAGGTATCGCCTCTG
This window harbors:
- a CDS encoding inositol monophosphatase family protein, which gives rise to MEINLETLLIDIATKAGSLVSEAFGDSSYRHIVRRNVGDVTRRIDQEVEDFVINTLRSEGLRALVLTEESGTVRIGDGEPEYIVVMDPLDGSLNFTLGIPFYSVSIAMGRYRENANFGVLTNGVVNFIPRGVVYYGELNKGFTIRGYDDVSIEEDIDRPVASIYMEPTVEDGVLRNLRNAYEKLGRFKIRSLGSASLEMTMAALGKLLFFMDVRNRLRIFDIAGAYVIAKSSGALAMTLGGNDLSSIPLDLGIRLSVIVTRSVDVARLLLGQ
- a CDS encoding SWIM zinc finger family protein: MEEYQQLNKRLKEWLLELASSLNWRVDKVLDSYKLAQNSEILDLRDDGRYITGIRLKVPSESRNNTYYYVSVGPYGAKCTCEASVIRGEVCKHIVAGLIMWNMLNVIKYGRWIDTKELGWLRGDGGHQVG
- a CDS encoding class I SAM-dependent methyltransferase, coding for MEVIRWVKDSYERIAERYGETRRGGPIANQLIPIINRYIQGEPGIVVDIGPGNGDNLRITWERFHQSTYIGCELSINMIRGSQVTIHWVNCSATHIPIRDGVADLVIAIAVLHHVPKSIIKYVLEDINRIMKNNGIFIATVWACNESTLRKLIPFNDCEGSIPWSYGVEEQVHRYYRLYRQGELESELGGAGFVPIESGALRLGRYLNYYAVALKGQVNRQ
- a CDS encoding amidohydrolase family protein, which translates into the protein MTQFIDFHTHPAVGDLRALRYRLQKMGAGAAILHPIDIDPLLNLSMNELLRLSNKLRLSIISVKTILNEIRKLINDWPDMMIDGMKLWYSIFSQSVSDFFIPFMSINPSFGVRYVKQKLWELEHLGMRGIFISPVLQFIDPLGNEAFRLILDYSERNNILIAMHLGLPSIMDGNEYKRLLDIVLDELSNVLDEYRPDIVITGLGLTPDIVQVWLQRITKLMRRFDNLYLSTTDINCYLFNNSGLKVSSLGVDRLMFGSGYPYRRFKDVSYELKCVVEGALDDHERESILIDNTLELLKYHDFDQYLQRISVIAY
- a CDS encoding 3-hydroxyacyl-CoA dehydrogenase/enoyl-CoA hydratase family protein — translated: MSQLGIRKVAVIGSGTMGHGIAEVSAMAGYDVVMVDVSQEILNKALERIRWSLGKFVERGRLSKDDVERIMGRIRTSLSIAEAVRDADIMIEAVPEDINLKKKVFAEADANAPPHAILATNTSSLPITEIAEATRRPDKVVGIHFFNPPPLMPLVEVIKGAKTSDETAKKAYEFAKSLGKEPIMVNRDVPGFIVNRILIALNSGVCLMAADGTYSVVEIDSATKYRAGLPMGIFELQDFTGIDVGYMVGLAVALRDPLLRVPCPLIEDLYKKGWLGQKSGRGFYEYKEGTYSRANIPREAGEKVDLVKVFAPAVNMAAWLLREGIATRDDIDKGVKLGLGWPKGVFEYADEFGIDNIVKALNELHAKYNYDLFKPDPLLEQMVKEGRLGQKSGRGFYEYGPGATVEFKEIILKKEPPLAWIILNRPMRLNTLTMTMMEEISKALDMLWDDKDVRVVIFRGAGDRAFSAGADVTAFAGPLHTYYFYISNRKFQEVVSKIERFPKPTIAAIDGYALGGGLELALACDFRIATDRSELGQPEINLGIIPGAGGTQRLIRYVGLGRAKELIMLGDRIKAEEAYRIGLVNRVVPKEKFEEEVRSFAMKLAQGPPIALTYAKYAINFGTQVPTDIGLMLEAAFFSMATTTKDAQEGVLAFLNRRKPEFKGE
- a CDS encoding SCP2 sterol-binding domain-containing protein, which codes for MSEDPFELLRSNINQALPRIQSRLSGPVKVFQFTGEGYEPFYLEVGGGTIKINKGSHSSPTATIQVSKDNLLKLIKGQLDAMQAYFSGQLKVTGNILDAASLVDILNAARG
- a CDS encoding zinc-binding dehydrogenase, translated to MKAATYRGPNKPWLEIKEVPTPKPGPGEILIRVAATGICHSDLHLFKGDFGPVREGFIPGHEISGWVEDFGPDVKNPWGLKKGDPVIVSWIVPDGICKYCASGRENYCPAAAGRMPGLVGLNGGHAEYLTVPEIAVIPLEKGVDVYYAAPIACAYGTAYHALREAGVGPGTSLVVIGAGGVGLSAIQLAHAMGAYPIIAVDIRDYALEKAKELGATYVINSSKEDPVSKIRDILPDGADAVHEARPEPDLKISMEVIARAGTIVVTGLGGPKSAFSINVLPFVINGIRVIGSLGYRPRLDLPEIIRLVASGKVDIKKFVSHTYAPEQINEAYENLEKGLHTRAIVKWG
- a CDS encoding SCP2 sterol-binding domain-containing protein, encoding MSSEGFVFPSPQWAEAYCKALNDNPEYREAGKGWKWDVALVAVNIPDNVTSAVARILGLPDPRTLGVTVRGGAIKLRLRDGTCQGSEFILDLGENIPSALQSASLPGNVRIGPVDADYVLEADYKLWKDIILGKADVTAALLSRKIRLKKGSFLTLIQYSSAAIKMANTSLKVPTKFVD
- a CDS encoding acyl-CoA dehydrogenase family protein — translated: MAEYIDLEPLSNEDKLLRQSIHKFAKEVLRPNSTLLDKTSPKDRVSMNSPSFHVIREMRRIGIHRIHLPSQLGGLGLTHLQRYIIAEELGWGSLGFATLAGVDAIPFTLAALYGSERIKEELVKPWLEDTEGRYIGCWGVTEPEHGSDYILAFRDKDVESFGRGNVIIEQDGDEWVINGQKSAWVSAAPICTHMGLHAQIKDGKSLRDGAFVIVPLNAKGVRKGEVMDMLGLHDCPQGPVYFDNVRVPSDYVIALPPFYEVFSDQLLNITSVNMGAFAVGLARAAFEEALQYAKSRVQGGKPLVEHKNIKLKLYEMFEKVITARYYVRRAYEFVYRKFFDEQVILTPPRYARAAQVYAKKVAFEVAHEALQIFGAYGLTKEFIIEKLFRDARALLIEDGTVEALSLDAADDLINNYSIEYE
- a CDS encoding acetoacetate decarboxylase family protein yields the protein MVLKGGDKGFGIPLNAPLYPFNTSISKILYSQVKVGIVLASIDGKSVEPLLPEGVDLAMEMAAFWVSEYGISNVGRYREAIVAIPVRTSGVDLAYYIPYIYVTNDAAMAGGREILGAPKKIGDVKLWVDDYGIVHGTLNRGGDLMKLMIHISNKLSPEQLDSFSNLMPRKENVITFPLLSVRTLPPLPDGTPGIAQLILWYARFTLLPKEYPELWIGTAALELHGTPNDPLNEITVTQIISGFYMEGNMELGVTRKLRDWILEWK